A region from the Mesorhizobium sp. J8 genome encodes:
- a CDS encoding helix-turn-helix domain-containing protein — MSSTTARSEQDNGDRLLAGDIRALRKARGLTLAEIALKLGRSVGWVSQVERGLSVPSVGDLRAFADLFDVPISLFFSHDVPVEEERGVIVRAGRRRVLGTSESGLVEELLSPDLGGSFEVVRSVFAPGAEMKTAALRPTEEAGYIASGLFDIEIAGVWHRLGEGDSFRFEGKPYRWRNPGTEPAVVIWVVSPPVY; from the coding sequence TTGAGCTCGACCACGGCCAGATCGGAGCAGGATAATGGCGACCGGCTGCTGGCCGGCGACATCCGCGCGCTGCGCAAGGCGCGCGGTTTGACGCTGGCTGAAATCGCCCTGAAGCTTGGCCGGTCGGTCGGCTGGGTCAGCCAGGTGGAGCGTGGCCTCTCGGTGCCTTCGGTCGGCGACCTGCGGGCATTCGCCGATCTCTTCGATGTACCGATCAGCCTGTTCTTCAGCCATGACGTGCCGGTCGAAGAGGAGCGCGGCGTGATCGTCCGGGCCGGCCGCCGCCGCGTGCTTGGCACAAGTGAATCCGGGTTGGTGGAAGAGCTTCTGTCGCCCGATCTCGGCGGTAGCTTCGAGGTGGTGCGCTCGGTGTTCGCGCCCGGCGCCGAGATGAAGACGGCAGCACTTCGGCCGACTGAGGAAGCCGGATACATCGCATCGGGCCTATTCGACATCGAGATAGCAGGCGTCTGGCATCGGCTTGGCGAAGGGGACTCGTTTCGCTTCGAGGGAAAGCCTTATCGCTGGCGCAATCCGGGCACCGAGCCGGCGGTTGTCATCTGGGTGGTTTCACCGCCTGTCTATTGA
- a CDS encoding GcvT family protein: MAGLPTTARVVIIGGGVVGCSSLYHLCKAGWTDCVLLEKNELTSGSTWHAAGNVPTFSSSWSLMNMQRYSTELYRGLAEAVDYPMNYHVTGSLRLAHTKERIQEFQRAKGMGRYQGMDIDVVGLDEIKRRYPFIETHDLKGALYDPSDGDIDPAQLTQALAKGARDMGAKIVRFCPVTGVRRENGEWVVETPQGEIRCEIVVNAAGYRAAEVGKMFGRDVPMMVMSHQYILFEEIPELAAWTKEQGHKLPLLRDVDTSYYLRQEKTGMNLGPYERNCRAHWATHNDPMPEDFSFQLFPDDLDRLEHYLADAVARVPILGTAGLSKVINGPIPYAPDGNPLIGPMPGVPNAFEACVFTFGIAQGGGAGKVLAEWVTEGQTEWDMWSCDPRRFTSFASAPDYCVAKGMEIYGNEYAIQFPRHAWPEGRNRKLSPLHERIKALGGQFDAYNGWERATWYAKPGDDTSEEATLTFRRDGPWQRAVREECLAVRDAAGILDLPGFSRFNLEGPGAADWLSLQVTGLVPKPGRIGLVYFSDDKGRIVTEMSVVRHGEDQMTLITAAVAQWHDFEWLKSRMPADAAFTLTDRTEEYSTQILAGPNSRKILAEVCEADLSLPWLTHQETTIAGRWAKLVRVSFAGELGWEIHTKVADTLAVFDAVWAAGQKHGLTPFGMYALDSLRLEKGYRAWKGDLSTDYSILQGGLERFVKWDKPDFRGKAALLNEKQQGVKKRFVTLVVENPGDCDAPYMSTLWHDGRIVGETTSGGWGHRVGKSIALGMLRADLTEPGTAVEVEIFGDRFKAVVQKDEPLWDPKNERLRA, encoded by the coding sequence ATGGCGGGTTTGCCGACCACGGCGCGCGTGGTGATCATCGGAGGCGGCGTTGTCGGCTGTTCATCGCTCTATCATCTGTGCAAGGCGGGCTGGACCGACTGCGTGCTTCTGGAAAAGAACGAGCTGACCTCCGGCTCGACCTGGCATGCCGCCGGCAACGTGCCGACCTTTTCATCGTCATGGTCGCTGATGAACATGCAGCGCTACTCGACCGAGCTTTACCGGGGGCTCGCCGAAGCGGTCGACTATCCAATGAACTACCACGTCACCGGCTCGCTCCGGCTCGCCCATACGAAGGAGCGCATCCAGGAATTCCAGCGCGCCAAGGGCATGGGTCGCTACCAGGGCATGGACATCGACGTCGTCGGCCTTGACGAGATCAAACGCCGTTACCCTTTCATCGAGACGCACGATCTAAAAGGCGCGCTTTACGATCCGAGCGACGGCGACATCGACCCGGCGCAGCTGACCCAGGCGCTTGCCAAGGGCGCGCGCGACATGGGCGCCAAGATCGTCCGCTTCTGCCCGGTCACCGGCGTGCGCCGTGAGAACGGCGAATGGGTGGTCGAAACACCGCAGGGCGAAATCCGCTGCGAGATCGTCGTCAACGCCGCCGGCTACCGCGCCGCCGAGGTCGGGAAAATGTTCGGCCGCGACGTGCCGATGATGGTGATGAGCCATCAATACATCTTGTTCGAGGAAATCCCCGAGCTTGCCGCCTGGACGAAGGAACAGGGCCACAAGCTGCCGCTGCTGCGCGACGTCGACACGTCCTATTACCTGCGCCAGGAAAAGACCGGCATGAATCTCGGCCCCTATGAGCGCAATTGCCGCGCGCATTGGGCGACCCACAACGATCCGATGCCGGAGGATTTTTCCTTCCAGCTTTTCCCCGACGACCTCGATCGTCTCGAGCATTATCTCGCCGACGCCGTCGCTCGCGTGCCGATCCTCGGCACCGCCGGCCTTTCCAAGGTGATCAACGGACCGATCCCCTATGCGCCGGACGGCAACCCGCTGATCGGGCCGATGCCCGGCGTGCCGAATGCCTTCGAAGCCTGCGTCTTCACCTTCGGCATCGCGCAAGGTGGCGGTGCCGGCAAGGTGCTGGCCGAATGGGTGACGGAGGGCCAGACCGAGTGGGACATGTGGTCTTGCGACCCGCGCCGCTTCACGTCCTTCGCCTCGGCGCCCGATTATTGCGTCGCCAAGGGCATGGAAATCTACGGTAACGAATACGCCATCCAGTTCCCGCGCCATGCCTGGCCGGAGGGTCGCAACCGCAAACTTTCGCCGCTCCATGAGCGCATCAAGGCGCTGGGCGGCCAGTTCGATGCCTATAATGGCTGGGAGCGCGCGACCTGGTACGCGAAGCCCGGCGACGATACCTCCGAGGAAGCGACGCTGACCTTCCGCCGTGACGGGCCCTGGCAACGCGCGGTGCGCGAGGAATGCCTCGCCGTGCGCGACGCCGCCGGCATTCTCGACCTGCCCGGCTTCTCGCGCTTCAACCTCGAAGGCCCGGGCGCGGCCGACTGGCTGTCGCTCCAGGTCACCGGCCTCGTGCCGAAGCCCGGCCGCATCGGTCTCGTCTATTTCTCGGACGACAAGGGCCGCATCGTCACCGAAATGTCGGTGGTTCGCCATGGCGAGGACCAGATGACGCTGATCACCGCGGCGGTGGCGCAATGGCACGATTTCGAATGGCTGAAGTCGCGCATGCCGGCCGATGCTGCCTTCACGCTGACCGACCGGACGGAAGAATATTCGACCCAGATTCTCGCCGGTCCGAACTCGCGCAAAATCCTGGCCGAGGTCTGCGAGGCCGATTTGAGCCTGCCCTGGCTGACGCATCAGGAAACGACCATCGCCGGGCGCTGGGCGAAACTGGTGCGCGTCTCCTTCGCCGGCGAACTCGGCTGGGAAATCCACACCAAGGTCGCCGACACGCTGGCGGTCTTCGACGCCGTCTGGGCAGCCGGCCAGAAGCACGGCCTGACGCCTTTCGGCATGTATGCGCTGGATTCGCTGCGTCTCGAAAAAGGCTACCGCGCATGGAAGGGCGATCTTTCCACCGACTATTCGATCCTGCAGGGCGGGCTGGAGCGCTTCGTCAAATGGGACAAGCCCGATTTCCGCGGCAAGGCTGCTTTGCTCAATGAGAAGCAGCAGGGCGTGAAGAAGCGCTTCGTCACGCTGGTGGTCGAAAACCCCGGCGACTGCGACGCGCCCTATATGTCCACGCTCTGGCACGACGGCAGGATCGTCGGCGAGACGACGTCCGGCGGCTGGGGCCATCGCGTCGGCAAGTCGATCGCGCTCGGCATGCTGCGCGCCGACCTCACCGAGCCGGGTACAGCGGTCGAGGTCGAGATTTTTGGCGATCGCTTCAAGGCCGTCGTCCAGAAGGACGAGCCGCTGTGGGATCCGAAGAATGAGAGGTTGAGAGCCTGA